One genomic segment of Aquamicrobium lusatiense includes these proteins:
- the rplD gene encoding 50S ribosomal protein L4 — MDIKITTLAGQDAGKVQLSDEIFGLDPREDILQRVVRWQLAKKQQGTHKAKGRSEIARTGAKMYKQKGTGRARHHSARAPQFRGGGKAHGPVVRSHEHDLPKKVRALGLKHALSAKAKASSIIVVDELKLAEAKTKSLVASLQSLGLTNALVIGGAELDANFKLAATNIPNIDVLPVQGINVYDILRRGTLVLSKAAVEALEERFK; from the coding sequence ATGGATATCAAGATCACAACGCTTGCCGGCCAGGATGCTGGCAAGGTTCAGCTCTCGGACGAGATCTTCGGTCTTGATCCGCGCGAGGACATTCTGCAGCGCGTCGTGCGCTGGCAGCTTGCCAAGAAGCAGCAGGGCACGCACAAGGCCAAGGGTCGTTCGGAAATCGCACGCACCGGCGCCAAGATGTACAAGCAGAAGGGTACGGGCCGCGCCCGTCACCATTCGGCACGTGCACCGCAGTTCCGTGGTGGTGGCAAGGCCCACGGCCCGGTTGTCCGCAGCCACGAGCATGACCTTCCCAAGAAGGTTCGCGCTCTGGGTCTGAAGCATGCGCTCTCGGCCAAGGCCAAAGCATCCTCGATCATCGTCGTGGACGAGCTGAAGCTTGCTGAGGCCAAGACCAAGTCGCTGGTTGCAAGCCTGCAGTCGCTGGGCCTGACCAACGCTCTGGTGATCGGTGGTGCGGAACTGGACGCCAATTTCAAGCTGGCGGCTACCAACATCCCGAACATCGACGTGCTGCCGGTTCAGGGCATCAACGTCTACGATATTCTGCGCCGCGGCACGCTGGTCCTTTCGAAGGCCGCCGTCGAGGCTCTCGAGGAGCGCTTCAAATGA
- a CDS encoding 50S ribosomal protein L23: protein MTDLRHYDVIVSPAITEKSTMASEQNQVVFNVAKKATKPEIKAAVEALFGVKVSAVNTLVRKGKVKRFRGTIGRQGDVKKAVVTLVDGHSIDVATGL from the coding sequence ATGACCGATCTCCGCCACTACGACGTGATCGTCTCGCCGGCGATCACCGAAAAGTCGACCATGGCATCCGAGCAGAACCAGGTTGTGTTCAACGTTGCCAAGAAGGCGACGAAGCCGGAAATCAAGGCTGCTGTCGAGGCGCTGTTCGGCGTCAAGGTTTCGGCAGTGAACACACTTGTCCGCAAGGGCAAGGTCAAGCGCTTCCGCGGCACGATTGGCCGTCAGGGCGACGTCAAGAAGGCGGTCGTCACCCTCGTCGACGGCCATTCCATCGACGTCGCGACCGGCCTGTGA
- the rplB gene encoding 50S ribosomal protein L2 — MALKHYNPITPGTRQLVIVDRAGLHKGKPVKGLTEGLTKSGGRNNAGRVTARFIGGGHKRTYRIIDFKRRKLDVVGTVERLEYDPNRTAFIALVKYEDGELNYILAPQRLAAGDKVVAGESADVKPGNAMPLSAMPVGTIVHNIELKPGKGGQIARSAGAYGQLVGRDQGMAILRLNSGEQRIVHGSCFATVGAVSNPEHANIKDGKAGRTRWRGKRPHNRGVTMNPVDHPHGGGEGRTSGGRHPVTPWGKPTKGKKTRSNKATDKFIVRSRHQRKS; from the coding sequence ATGGCATTGAAACACTATAACCCGATCACGCCAGGCACCCGCCAGCTGGTCATCGTCGACCGCGCCGGTCTTCACAAGGGCAAGCCTGTCAAGGGCCTGACCGAAGGCCTGACCAAGTCGGGCGGCCGTAACAACGCCGGTCGCGTCACCGCGCGTTTCATCGGCGGCGGTCACAAGCGCACTTACCGCATCATCGACTTCAAGCGCCGCAAGCTTGACGTCGTGGGCACGGTGGAGCGTCTTGAGTACGATCCGAACCGTACGGCCTTCATCGCGCTGGTGAAGTACGAAGACGGCGAGCTGAACTACATCCTGGCTCCGCAGCGTCTTGCTGCCGGCGACAAGGTTGTGGCCGGCGAGTCCGCCGACGTGAAGCCCGGCAATGCAATGCCGCTTTCGGCAATGCCGGTCGGCACGATCGTCCACAACATCGAGTTGAAGCCCGGCAAGGGCGGCCAGATTGCCCGTTCGGCGGGTGCATATGGTCAGCTCGTCGGTCGCGACCAGGGCATGGCGATCCTTCGCCTGAACTCGGGTGAGCAGCGCATCGTTCACGGCTCCTGCTTTGCCACGGTTGGCGCCGTTTCCAACCCGGAACACGCCAACATCAAGGACGGCAAGGCTGGCCGTACCCGTTGGCGCGGTAAGCGTCCGCATAACCGCGGCGTGACCATGAACCCGGTTGACCACCCGCACGGCGGTGGTGAGGGACGCACGTCGGGTGGCCGTCATCCTGTGACGCCATGGGGCAAGCCGACCAAGGGCAAGAAGACGCGGTCCAACAAGGCGACCGATAAGTTTATCGTTCGCTCGCGTCATCAGCGTAAGAGCTAA
- the rpsS gene encoding 30S ribosomal protein S19, whose protein sequence is MTRSVWKGPFIDGYLLKKADKVRESGRNEVIKMWSRRSTILPQFVGLTFGVYNGQKHVPVSVNEDMVGHKFGEFAPTRTYYGHGADKKAKRK, encoded by the coding sequence GTGACTCGTTCTGTTTGGAAAGGCCCTTTCATCGACGGCTACCTTCTGAAGAAGGCAGACAAGGTTCGTGAAAGCGGTCGCAATGAGGTGATCAAGATGTGGAGCCGTCGCTCCACCATCCTGCCGCAGTTCGTCGGCCTCACCTTCGGTGTATACAATGGTCAGAAGCATGTTCCCGTCTCGGTGAATGAGGACATGGTCGGCCACAAGTTCGGTGAATTTGCCCCGACCCGTACCTATTACGGTCATGGAGCGGACAAGAAGGCGAAGAGGAAGTAA
- the rplV gene encoding 50S ribosomal protein L22 translates to MGKAKAPRRLADNEARAVLRTIRVSPQKLNLVAALIRGKKVQTALNDLEFSRKRISETVKKTLESAIANAENNHDLDVDSLVVAEAYVGKSIVMKRFHARGRGRASRIEKPFSHLTIVVREVEEKGEAA, encoded by the coding sequence ATGGGCAAGGCCAAAGCTCCGCGCAGGCTTGCTGACAACGAGGCACGTGCCGTTCTGCGCACGATCCGCGTCAGCCCGCAGAAGCTCAATCTGGTTGCCGCGCTCATCCGTGGCAAGAAGGTCCAGACTGCGCTGAACGATCTGGAATTCTCGCGCAAGCGTATTTCCGAAACAGTGAAGAAAACACTGGAATCGGCGATCGCAAACGCAGAGAACAACCATGATCTCGACGTTGATTCGCTGGTTGTGGCGGAAGCGTATGTTGGCAAGTCGATTGTCATGAAGCGCTTCCATGCCCGTGGCCGCGGTCGCGCCAGCCGGATCGAGAAGCCGTTTTCGCACCTCACGATCGTTGTTCGTGAAGTCGAAGAGAAAGGGGAGGCCGCATAA
- the rpsC gene encoding 30S ribosomal protein S3, which produces MGQKINPIGLRLGINRTWDSRWYANTGEYGKLLHEDLKIRAYLEKELKQAAISKVVIERPHKKCRVTIHAARPGLIIGKKGADIEKLRKKLTEMTQSETHLNIVEVRKPEIDATLVAQSIAQQLERRIAFRRAMKRAVQSAMRLGAEGIRINCAGRLGGAEIARMEWYREGRVPLHTLRADVDYGTAEAQTAYGICGVKVWVFKGEILEHDPMASERRATEGDANTGERSDRGGQRRRENA; this is translated from the coding sequence ATGGGCCAGAAAATCAATCCGATCGGTCTCCGCCTCGGCATCAACCGCACCTGGGATTCGCGCTGGTACGCGAACACCGGAGAGTACGGCAAGCTGCTGCATGAGGATCTGAAGATCCGCGCGTATCTGGAAAAGGAGCTGAAGCAGGCTGCCATTTCCAAGGTGGTGATCGAGCGTCCGCACAAGAAGTGCCGCGTGACCATCCACGCCGCTCGTCCGGGCCTGATCATCGGCAAGAAGGGTGCGGACATCGAGAAGCTTCGTAAGAAGCTGACCGAGATGACCCAGTCGGAAACGCACCTCAACATCGTTGAAGTGCGCAAGCCCGAGATCGACGCCACGCTGGTCGCGCAGTCCATCGCGCAGCAGCTCGAGCGCCGTATCGCTTTCCGCCGCGCCATGAAGCGTGCCGTTCAGTCGGCGATGCGTCTGGGCGCCGAGGGCATCCGCATCAACTGCGCCGGCCGTCTCGGCGGTGCCGAAATCGCTCGTATGGAGTGGTACCGCGAAGGTCGCGTTCCGCTGCACACGCTGCGCGCCGATGTGGATTACGGCACAGCTGAAGCCCAGACTGCCTATGGCATCTGCGGCGTGAAGGTGTGGGTATTCAAGGGCGAAATCCTCGAACACGATCCGATGGCTTCCGAGCGTCGGGCCACCGAGGGTGATGCGAACACTGGCGAGCGTAGCGATCGGGGCGGCCAGCGTCGTCGCGAGAACGCCTGA
- the rplP gene encoding 50S ribosomal protein L16 produces the protein MLQPKRTKFRKQFKGRIHGTAKGGTDLNFGGFGLKALEPNRVTAREIEAARRAITREMKRAGRVWIRIFPDLPVTSKPTEVRMGKGKGSVDYWACRVKPGRVMFEIDGVPEDVAREALRLGAAKLSVRTRFVQRIAE, from the coding sequence ATGCTGCAGCCAAAGCGCACAAAGTTCCGCAAGCAGTTCAAGGGCCGTATCCACGGCACCGCCAAGGGCGGCACCGATCTGAATTTCGGTGGTTTCGGACTGAAGGCGCTGGAGCCGAACCGCGTCACCGCGCGTGAGATCGAGGCGGCCCGCCGCGCGATCACCCGTGAAATGAAGCGCGCCGGCCGCGTGTGGATCCGTATTTTCCCGGATCTTCCCGTGACGAGCAAGCCGACCGAAGTCCGTATGGGCAAGGGTAAGGGCTCGGTCGACTACTGGGCTTGCAGGGTCAAGCCGGGTCGCGTGATGTTCGAAATCGACGGCGTTCCGGAAGATGTCGCGCGTGAAGCGCTGCGTCTCGGTGCTGCCAAGCTTTCGGTGCGCACGCGCTTTGTGCAGCGCATCGCTGAATAA
- the rpmC gene encoding 50S ribosomal protein L29, translating into MKASDIRSKTQDQLSDELASLKKEQFNLRFQKATGQLEKTDRVKQVRKDIARIKTIAAEKTAAKKA; encoded by the coding sequence ATGAAAGCTTCAGATATCCGCTCGAAGACGCAGGATCAGCTCTCTGACGAACTGGCTTCCCTGAAGAAGGAACAGTTCAACCTGCGCTTCCAGAAGGCCACCGGCCAGCTTGAGAAGACCGACCGCGTCAAGCAGGTCCGCAAGGACATCGCTCGCATCAAGACCATCGCCGCGGAGAAAACCGCGGCCAAGAAGGCATAA
- the rpsQ gene encoding 30S ribosomal protein S17 has protein sequence MPKRILQGVVVSDKNDKTVVVKVERRFTHPVMKKVVRMSKKYKAHDENNVHKVGDSVLIQESAPISKDKRWVVVTQDQA, from the coding sequence ATGCCGAAGCGTATTCTGCAGGGCGTCGTCGTCAGCGACAAGAATGACAAGACCGTCGTCGTGAAGGTGGAGCGTCGCTTCACCCATCCGGTGATGAAGAAGGTTGTGCGCATGTCGAAGAAGTACAAGGCGCACGATGAGAACAACGTCCACAAGGTTGGCGACAGCGTCCTGATCCAGGAATCGGCGCCGATCTCCAAGGACAAGCGCTGGGTTGTCGTGACCCAGGACCAGGCTTGA